In Chiloscyllium plagiosum isolate BGI_BamShark_2017 chromosome 18, ASM401019v2, whole genome shotgun sequence, a single genomic region encodes these proteins:
- the LOC122559241 gene encoding FANCD2 opposite strand protein-like, which yields MGPPLRGKKESHSPVGLARIPIGDDLEVINAYQMWDPWSPFEDNFQWVRYSRNSLQKLDGTETIQMCSPSDQEVALYLQNDIATDDWNLLDLLGDTEKGTSEMCYTSEAEYDTTAIIHKPHPIKLSSVDSVFGRVITSRAPRLAGGFHASESSAFTEISVDSPIPTLTARYNINFVMMFYRQLLRLVTLIYTAYQKCFYLLQHQI from the exons ATGGGGCCGCCTCTGAGAGGAAAGAAGGAATCCCATTCGCCAGTCGGATTGGCAAGGATTCCGATTGGTGACGATTTGGAGGTG ATTAACGCCTATCAAATGTGGGATCCCTGGTCACCATTCGAGGATAATTTTCAATGGGTCAGATACAGTCGTAACTCCCTTCAGAAACTAGATGGAACAGAGACCATACAGATGTGTTCACCATCAGACCAAGAGGTGGCCCTCTACCTGCAAAATGACATCGCAACTGATGACTGGAACCTCTTGGATCTTCTGGGTGACACGGAAAAAGGTACCTCTGAGATGTGCTACACTTCAGAAGCTGAATATGATACTACGGCAATCATACATAAACCTCATCCCATCAAACTCAGCTCTGTTGATTCTGTATTTGGGAGAGTCATCACCAGCAGAGCACCAAGACTTGCAGGGGGCTTCCATGCTTCAGAAAGTTCAGCTTTTACTGAGATCAGTGTTGATTCCCCCATACCCACATTAACTGCGCGGTACAATATTAATTTTGTCATGATGTTTTACAGGCAGTTATTAAGGCTTGTCACCTTGATATACACAGCTTACCAGAAATGTTTTTACTTGTTACAACATCAAATTTGA